ACGTCGGCGCGGATCGAGGCGAACGCCGCACCCTCGGCGGCGCGGAAGCACACCGAGCCGACGCCGGTCGGGGTGAACCCGAGGGCCGCCTGCAGGGTGATCCCGGCGGACGGGAGGGAGAACAACGCGTCCAGGTTGGCGCGCTTGGGCTCGGACTTGCCGAGCAGGGACTTCCAGAAGCTCACCGCAGCGGCCCCACGCTGCCGTCGCCCAGGGCACCGGGCCCGCCGTCCATCGGCCGGCCGAGCGCAGTGGCGACCTCGGCGAGCTGCTGGAGCCGCTGCTCGAGGGACGGGTGCGTGGAGGTGAGCGTCTTGAAGCTCATCCCGCTGATGGCCGGGGTGATGAAGAAGGCGTTCATCGACTGCGCGGCGCGCAGGTCGCGGTTGGGGATCGTCGCGATCTCGCCGGTGATCTTCGTCAGTGCCGAGGCCAGCGCCGACGGCTTCTGCGTCAGGAACGCCGCCGAGCGGTCAGCGCACAGCTCGCGGTAGCGCGACAGCATGCGGGTGAGGAAGAAGCTGACGGCGTACGTCACCAGGCTCACGACCAGCACGACGAGCCAGAACGGCGCACCGTTGTTGTTGTCGCGTCGGTTGCCGCCGAAGATGACGCCGTAGCGCGCACCGCTGGTCAGCATGCTGGCCACGATGCCCGCCGAGGAGGCCAGGGTCATGACGAGTACGTCGCGGTGGGCGACGTGCGACAGCTCGTGGGCGAGGACGCCCTCGAGCTCCTCGGTTGACAGGCGGCGCATCAGCCCGCGGGTCACGCAGATCGCCGAGCGCTCCGGGGAGCGGCCGGTCGCGAACGCGTTGGGCAGGTCGGTGTCGGAGACGGCGACGCGCGGTTTGGGCATGTCGGCCATCGCACAGAGCCGGTCGATCATCGCGTGCAGCTCCGGCGCCTGCTGGGGCGTGACAACCCGCGCCCCCATCGCCTTCAACGCGACGGTGTCGGAGTTGTACCACTGGAACCAGGCGATGCCGAGGCCCACGATGCCGATGATCGGGATGAGACCGCCGTAGCCGGCGCTGCCCGCGGCAGCCATGAGGATCGCGATCAGGCCGACGAACAACGCGCCGAGCAGGAACATGACCAGGGTCATGCGTGCGGTCAGACCGCGGTCCTTGATGAAGCGGGTGCTCGCCATCAGCCGGGGACCAGCCCGTCGTCGGCCAGCATCGCGCGCACCTCGTCGATGGTGGCGTCGCCCGGAGGCAGGATCAGGTCGGAGTCGTGGAGGAAGTCCTCCGGCACCGGCGAGCCCGCCTTGCGTACGCCGGCCAGCAGCTGCTCGAGCGCGGTGGCGAACGCCGCCTCGTCGCCGGTCTCCACGGCCTGCTCCACCGCAGCGTCGAGGGCGTTGAGCTCCTCGAGCGCCGCGTCGGGGACCTCGAGCTGTCCCTCGCCCATGATCCGGACGATCATCGCTGCTCCTCTCCCTCCGGCTGACCCGCCTCGAGCTGGTGGGTCGACTGGCCGGACTCGATCGCCTGGCCACCGGAGGCGGCCTTGAGCGCCTGCAGCTCGGCCTCGACGTCGGACTGCGAGCTCATCGACTCCAGCTCGCGGGCGATGTCGTCGCCCTGGCCGAGCGAGCTCGCGTCGTCGAGCGCGCCGGAGGCGATCAGCTCGTCGATGGCACCGGCGCGGGCCTGCATCTGCTGGGTCTTGTCCTCGGCGCGCTGGATCGCCATGCCCACGTCGCCCATCTCCTCGGAGATCCCGGAGAACGCCTCGTTGATCCGGGTCTGCGCCTCGGCGGCGGTGTAGGTCGCCTTGACGGTCTCCTTGCGCGTGCGGAACGCCTCGACCTTGGCCTGCAGTCGCTGGGAGGCGAGGGTGAGCTTCTCCTCCTCGCCCTGCAGCTGGGCGTGCTGGGCCTGCAGGTCGCTGATCTGGCCCTGCAGACCGGACTTGCGGGTCAACGCCTCGCGGGCGAGGTCCTCGCGGCCCATGCCCAGCGCCTTCTGCGCCTGGTCGGTCAGCTTCTGTGCCTGCGACTCGAGCTGGTTGATCTGCAGCTCGACGCGCTTGCGGCTGGTCGCGACCTCGGCGACGCCCTTGCGCACCTTGGCGAGCAGCTCGAGCTGGCGCTTGTAGCTGTAGTCGAGGGTCTCCCGCGGATCCTCGGCGCGGTCGAGGGCCTTGTCGGCCTTGGCTCGGAAGATCAGGCTCATGCGCTTCATGAGGCTCATCGCTGGGGTGCCCCCTTCGGGTGATCGTGACGTCTGCGCCAGCCTACGGGTCCAACGGGTGGCCCGCCGAGTTAGTTCCTGCGCCAGTAGGCTGAGGGCGTGTTCCGCCGCAAGGACGACTCCGCATCCGCCACCCTCGACTCCACCGTCGACCCCGTCGCGACCGAGGGCCCCACCGACCCCCGGCCCGGTGGCAAGGGTCGACCGACCCCGACGCGCAAGGAGGCCGAGGCCGCCGCCCGGGCGCGCGCGCGGCTGCCGAAGGACAAGAAGGCGGCCGCCAAGCTGCTGCGGGAGCGCCGCGCGGCGGAGAACGCCAAGATGCGCGAGGGCATGAAGGCCGGCGACCCGCGCTACCTCCCCAAGCGCGACCAGGGTCCGGTGCGTCAGTTCATCCGCGACTTCGTCGACGCCCGGGTGAGCTTCGCCGAGTTCCTGCTGCCGCTGCTGCTGATCATCATGTTCATGCAGTACTCCGGCACCGAGCAGCTGATGGGCTTCAGCAACGCGCTGTGGTCGATCACCATCATCTTGGTTCTTCTCGACTCGTTGCTCCTGCGCTTCCAGCTGCGCCGCCAGCTCAAGCGCCGCTTCCCCGAGGAGCCGCTCAAGGGCACGACGTTCTACGCCCTGCTGCGTGCGCTGCAGATCCGGTTCCTGCGGATGCCGAAGCCGCGCGTGAAGCTCGGTCAGCGGCTGCCCGAGAAGTACTGACCTCAGCGCGCGGAGTCGTTGGGCGCCACCTTTAGGGTCGAGCCCATGGAAATTCGCAACCTGGGCACGAGCGGACTGAAGATCTCGGCGATCGCGTACGGCAACTGGCTGACGCACGGATCGCAGGTGGAGGAGGATGCCGCGCTCGCGTGCATCCGCCAGGCGCTCGACGAGGGCATCACGACGTTCGACACGGCCGACGCCTACGCCAACACGGCCGCCGAGACGGTGATGGGCAAGGGTCTCGCCTCCGAACGGCGCGAGGGCCTGGAGATCTTCACGAAGGTCTACTGGCCCACGGGCCCGGGCAAGCACAACGACCACGGTCTGTCCCGCAAGCACATCATGGAGTCGATCGACGGCTCGCTGCGCCGGCTCGGCACCGACTACGTCGACCTCTACCAGGCGCACCGCTACGACCACGAGACGCCGCTCGAGGAGACGATGGAGGCGTTCGCCGACGTCGTCCGCCAGGGCAAGGCGCTCTACATCGGGGTCTCGGAGTGGACCGCGGAGCAGATCCGCGCCGGGCACGCGCTCGCCCGTGAGCTGCGCATCCCGTTCGTCTCCAGCCAGCCGCAATACAACATGCTCTGGCGGGTCATCGAGTCCGAGGTGGTCCCCACCTGCAAGGAGCTCGGCATCGGCCAGGTCGTCTGGTCGCCCATCGCCCAGGGCGTCCTCACCGGCAAGTACCTCCCCGGCCAGGCCCCGCCCGCCGGCTCGCGCGCGACCGACGAGAAGGGTGGCGCCAACTTCGTGAAGCGCTACCTGCAGGACGACGTCCTCGAGCGCGTGCAGCAGCTGAAGCCGATCGCCGACGAGGCCGGACTGACCCTCGCCCAGCTCGCGGTGGCATGGACGCTGCAGAACGACAACGTCTCCGCGGCCATCATCGGCGCGTCACGGCCCGAGCAGGTCACGGAGAACGTCGCCGCGGCCGGCGTACGGCTGTCGGAGGACGCGATGCGGCGCATCGACGAGATCTTCGAGGGCCACATCGAGCGCGACCCGGCGAAGACGGTCTCGCCGGCGAGCCGCGACTTCGGCTGAGCCGAGAAGCAGCGGCGGGCGGCCGGGATCAGGCGTCGAGGGCCATCGGGCCGTAGACCTCCCGGTCGCCCTCGAAGAGGCGTACGGCGCTGACCCCGCTCTCGCGCAGCTCGCGCCAGCTCTCGCCCAGCCAGGTCTCGGCGTCGCCCTGCGACGGGAACGCGCCACCCGCCGGACCCTCGACCACCGCCCCCTGGGCGTCCTCCAGCTGCCAGTGCCACGCGTCGGCGGCGGCGCGGCTGGGGGGCGGGGTCAGGCCGGGGTCGGGGAGGTTCGTCATGGGCCGAGCCTACGAGGTCAGCGTCCGCAGTCAGCGCGGCGCGGCGTCGACGAACGGCGGCCGCTGGACCGAGAACGCCTCCGCGCGACCGCGGACGTCGACGCTGACCTCGTCGCCCTCGGCGACCGACGCCGCCAGGAGGGCCAGCCCGACCCCGGCACGCAGGCTCGGTGAGAACGTCCCCGACGTCACCGTGCCCGCCTCGCGGCCCTCGGCGTCGCGCACGGCCATGCCCGGGCGCGGGATGCCCCGGCCGACGGCGCGGATCCCGCGCAGCACCCGCTCGGGGCCGCGCTCCTTCTCCGCGAGCAGGACCTCGCGACCCCAGAACGCCGGCTTGCGCCAGCCCACCGCCCAGCCGATGCGGCCCTGGACGGGGGTGACGTCGGGTCCGATGTCCTGGCCGTGGAGCGGGTAGCCCATCTCGGTGCGCAGCGTGTCGCGCGCACCGAGCCCGCACGGCACCATCGCGTGGTCCTCGCCCGCGGCGAGCAGCAGGTCCCACAGCGCGACCGCAGCGCCGGCTGGTGCGAGCAGCTCGTAGCCG
The nucleotide sequence above comes from Nocardioides massiliensis. Encoded proteins:
- the htpX gene encoding zinc metalloprotease HtpX; translated protein: MASTRFIKDRGLTARMTLVMFLLGALFVGLIAILMAAAGSAGYGGLIPIIGIVGLGIAWFQWYNSDTVALKAMGARVVTPQQAPELHAMIDRLCAMADMPKPRVAVSDTDLPNAFATGRSPERSAICVTRGLMRRLSTEELEGVLAHELSHVAHRDVLVMTLASSAGIVASMLTSGARYGVIFGGNRRDNNNGAPFWLVVLVVSLVTYAVSFFLTRMLSRYRELCADRSAAFLTQKPSALASALTKITGEIATIPNRDLRAAQSMNAFFITPAISGMSFKTLTSTHPSLEQRLQQLAEVATALGRPMDGGPGALGDGSVGPLR
- the pspAA gene encoding PspA-associated protein PspAA — encoded protein: MIVRIMGEGQLEVPDAALEELNALDAAVEQAVETGDEAAFATALEQLLAGVRKAGSPVPEDFLHDSDLILPPGDATIDEVRAMLADDGLVPG
- a CDS encoding PspA/IM30 family protein, which codes for MSLMKRMSLIFRAKADKALDRAEDPRETLDYSYKRQLELLAKVRKGVAEVATSRKRVELQINQLESQAQKLTDQAQKALGMGREDLAREALTRKSGLQGQISDLQAQHAQLQGEEEKLTLASQRLQAKVEAFRTRKETVKATYTAAEAQTRINEAFSGISEEMGDVGMAIQRAEDKTQQMQARAGAIDELIASGALDDASSLGQGDDIARELESMSSQSDVEAELQALKAASGGQAIESGQSTHQLEAGQPEGEEQR
- a CDS encoding DUF3043 domain-containing protein encodes the protein MFRRKDDSASATLDSTVDPVATEGPTDPRPGGKGRPTPTRKEAEAAARARARLPKDKKAAAKLLRERRAAENAKMREGMKAGDPRYLPKRDQGPVRQFIRDFVDARVSFAEFLLPLLLIIMFMQYSGTEQLMGFSNALWSITIILVLLDSLLLRFQLRRQLKRRFPEEPLKGTTFYALLRALQIRFLRMPKPRVKLGQRLPEKY
- a CDS encoding aldo/keto reductase family protein; translated protein: MEIRNLGTSGLKISAIAYGNWLTHGSQVEEDAALACIRQALDEGITTFDTADAYANTAAETVMGKGLASERREGLEIFTKVYWPTGPGKHNDHGLSRKHIMESIDGSLRRLGTDYVDLYQAHRYDHETPLEETMEAFADVVRQGKALYIGVSEWTAEQIRAGHALARELRIPFVSSQPQYNMLWRVIESEVVPTCKELGIGQVVWSPIAQGVLTGKYLPGQAPPAGSRATDEKGGANFVKRYLQDDVLERVQQLKPIADEAGLTLAQLAVAWTLQNDNVSAAIIGASRPEQVTENVAAAGVRLSEDAMRRIDEIFEGHIERDPAKTVSPASRDFG